One Pieris napi chromosome 13, ilPieNapi1.2, whole genome shotgun sequence genomic window carries:
- the LOC125055463 gene encoding putative fatty acyl-CoA reductase CG5065 isoform X2, translating into MVARPRSPHGALIPQFYAGRNIFITGATGFMGKVLIERLLSTCPDIGTLHLLMRQKKGVSVEKRLQQLKQSQAFDVLRQKNPTQLDKLNIIPGDVAQPNLGILPEYLTKLHEVSIVFHSAATLKFDEALPKAVEQNVLSVIRLMDICDYLPNIEAVLHVSTAYSNPEQLTVEEKIYTPTTPLPRLLALVEAVPSPLLKDITPQYIHPKPNTYTYTKAMAEEAIRSRTSRQYPIAIFRPTIVVSSLRHPFPGWVENLNGPSGVAAAAGKGLLHVFRRDPTKRADLLPVDIAIDTLLAIAWETAVDKPTHVMVYNCSTCENPTKWVEFEDALQKYLPKYPLDAALWYPSGTGVENKYVHKTLEFTLQTIPLHLAEYMLKILGVKMGWDNHYKDFVKGTRKYLLKESDENIPVATRHINRLYYVHKGVMLFSIILFLRLLLQNKFIKEFVYGTLRLLLSLLDDGYSSIMSFE; encoded by the exons ATGGTGGCCCGACCGCGATCCCCTCACGGGGCTTTAATACCACAATTCTACGCCGGAAGAAACATCTTCATTACAGGGGCCACTGGCTTCATGGGAAAG GTACTGATAGAGCGTCTTCTATCAACGTGTCCAGACATTGGGACATTACACCTGTTGATGCGGCAAAAGAAAGGTGTGTCAGTGGAAAAGAGACTGCAACAGTTAAAACAATCGCAG GCATTCGACGTACTTCGTCAGAAAAATCCGACACAACTTGacaagttaaatataataccgggTGATGTAGCCCAACCGAACCTTGGTATACTTCCagaatatttaactaaattacacGAG GTTTCCATTGTCTTCCACTCAGCAGCAACTCTGAAATTTGACGAAGCGTTACCGAAGGCAGTAGAACAGAATGTTCTCTCAGTTATACGATTGATGGATATATGTGACTATCTACCTAATATCGAG GCCGTACTCCACGTATCGACAGCATATAGCAATCCTGAACAATTGACAgtagaagaaaaaatatacactCCCACCACTCCACTTCCAAGGCTCTTGGCTTTGGTTGAAGCTGTGCCGTCTCCGCTATTAAAAGATATAACTCCACA aTACATACACCCCAAACCAAATACATACACTTACACCAAAGCAATGGCCGAAGAAGCCATAAGATCACGAACTTCACGTCAATATCCTATTGCTATATTCAGACCAACAATCG TGGTTTCGTCTCTTCGCCATCCGTTTCCCGGTTGGGTAGAAAATCTAAACGGGCCTAGTGGGGTCGCTGCTGCAGCCGGTAAAGGCCTCTTACATGTATTCAGACGGGATCCTACCAAACGGGCCGATTTATTGCCAGTGGATATAGCTATAGATACTTTATTAGCTATAGCCTGGGAGACAGCTGTAGATAA ACCTACCCATGTGATGGTGTATAACTGTAGTACATGTGAAAATCCTACTAAATGGGTCGAATTTGAAGATgctttacaaaaatatcttcCCAAATACCCGCTAGACGCTGCGCTATGGTACCCCTCTGGGACTGGAGTTGAAaacaa ATACGTTCACAAGACACTGGAGTTCACTCTCCAGACAATACCATTACATTTAGCAGAGTACATGCTTAAAATATTAGGAGTAAAAATGGG ATGGGACAACCACTATAAGGATTTTGTAAAAGGGACCAGAAAATATTTGCTAAAGGAATCAGATGAAAACATTCCCGTTGCTACACGACATATCAACAG GCTTTACTACGTTCACAAAGGTGTAATGTTATTTTCAATCATACTCTTCCTACGACTTCTGCTACAAAACAAGTTCATAAAAGAATTTGTATACGGAACTTTGAGGTTATTGCTATCACTTCTTGATGATGGATATTCTTCAATAATGAGTTTCGAATGA
- the LOC125055463 gene encoding putative fatty acyl-CoA reductase CG5065 isoform X1, with protein MVARPRSPHGALIPQFYAGRNIFITGATGFMGKVLIERLLSTCPDIGTLHLLMRQKKGVSVEKRLQQLKQSQAFDVLRQKNPTQLDKLNIIPGDVAQPNLGILPEYLTKLHEVSIVFHSAATLKFDEALPKAVEQNVLSVIRLMDICDYLPNIEAVLHVSTAYSNPEQLTVEEKIYTPTTPLPRLLALVEAVPSPLLKDITPQYIHPKPNTYTYTKAMAEEAIRSRTSRQYPIAIFRPTIVVSSLRHPFPGWVENLNGPSGVAAAAGKGLLHVFRRDPTKRADLLPVDIAIDTLLAIAWETAVDKPTHVMVYNCSTCENPTKWVEFEDALQKYLPKYPLDAALWYPSGTGVENKYVHKTLEFTLQTIPLHLAEYMLKILGVKMGISLITAEKKMRAMNDVLAFFALREWHFRTDNVKKLRQRLTPQDREIYNLDPQSIEWDNHYKDFVKGTRKYLLKESDENIPVATRHINRLYYVHKGVMLFSIILFLRLLLQNKFIKEFVYGTLRLLLSLLDDGYSSIMSFE; from the exons ATGGTGGCCCGACCGCGATCCCCTCACGGGGCTTTAATACCACAATTCTACGCCGGAAGAAACATCTTCATTACAGGGGCCACTGGCTTCATGGGAAAG GTACTGATAGAGCGTCTTCTATCAACGTGTCCAGACATTGGGACATTACACCTGTTGATGCGGCAAAAGAAAGGTGTGTCAGTGGAAAAGAGACTGCAACAGTTAAAACAATCGCAG GCATTCGACGTACTTCGTCAGAAAAATCCGACACAACTTGacaagttaaatataataccgggTGATGTAGCCCAACCGAACCTTGGTATACTTCCagaatatttaactaaattacacGAG GTTTCCATTGTCTTCCACTCAGCAGCAACTCTGAAATTTGACGAAGCGTTACCGAAGGCAGTAGAACAGAATGTTCTCTCAGTTATACGATTGATGGATATATGTGACTATCTACCTAATATCGAG GCCGTACTCCACGTATCGACAGCATATAGCAATCCTGAACAATTGACAgtagaagaaaaaatatacactCCCACCACTCCACTTCCAAGGCTCTTGGCTTTGGTTGAAGCTGTGCCGTCTCCGCTATTAAAAGATATAACTCCACA aTACATACACCCCAAACCAAATACATACACTTACACCAAAGCAATGGCCGAAGAAGCCATAAGATCACGAACTTCACGTCAATATCCTATTGCTATATTCAGACCAACAATCG TGGTTTCGTCTCTTCGCCATCCGTTTCCCGGTTGGGTAGAAAATCTAAACGGGCCTAGTGGGGTCGCTGCTGCAGCCGGTAAAGGCCTCTTACATGTATTCAGACGGGATCCTACCAAACGGGCCGATTTATTGCCAGTGGATATAGCTATAGATACTTTATTAGCTATAGCCTGGGAGACAGCTGTAGATAA ACCTACCCATGTGATGGTGTATAACTGTAGTACATGTGAAAATCCTACTAAATGGGTCGAATTTGAAGATgctttacaaaaatatcttcCCAAATACCCGCTAGACGCTGCGCTATGGTACCCCTCTGGGACTGGAGTTGAAaacaa ATACGTTCACAAGACACTGGAGTTCACTCTCCAGACAATACCATTACATTTAGCAGAGTACATGCTTAAAATATTAGGAGTAAAAATGGG caTAAGTTTAATAACGGCCGAAAAGAAAATGCGAGCGATGAACGATGTATTAGCATTCTTCGCTCTTAGAGAGTGGCATTTCCGCACGgacaatgtaaaaaaattaaggcaaagacttacaccacaagatagagagatttataatttagatCCACAGAGTATAGA ATGGGACAACCACTATAAGGATTTTGTAAAAGGGACCAGAAAATATTTGCTAAAGGAATCAGATGAAAACATTCCCGTTGCTACACGACATATCAACAG GCTTTACTACGTTCACAAAGGTGTAATGTTATTTTCAATCATACTCTTCCTACGACTTCTGCTACAAAACAAGTTCATAAAAGAATTTGTATACGGAACTTTGAGGTTATTGCTATCACTTCTTGATGATGGATATTCTTCAATAATGAGTTTCGAATGA